Proteins encoded in a region of the Isosphaeraceae bacterium EP7 genome:
- a CDS encoding DUF4070 domain-containing protein, with translation MADIVLINPRFEVSYWGMEHALPMMGKRANLPVACLPLLAALTPEGHTVTLIDENVEAIDWERCARADIVGVTGMSVQRFRMKEILAELKRRGVFCIVGGPLVTVDEDYFEDVPDVIFIGEAEDTWPQFLREWSQGLHQVRYEQLEKSDMTKVPVPRFDLLKMRHYAFGSLQFSRGCPFQCEFCDIIVTFGRRPRLKTVEQVIAEMDALHAQKMRIVFIVDDNLIGNRKEIKKVLRAMIDWQIQNNYALTFFTEASIDLADDAELMELMVEANIISVFIGIESPNEDSLRETKKFQNVRSGGTMMEKVHRIQDAGIEVWCGMIIGFDNDDRSIFDAQHQFIQEANIAFSMTGMLYAIPKTPLHARLAAEGRLDPSDQPEFGTNIIPVNFSREELREGYVRVMNQLYDCDQYFERLEALYIKRKLVVGMGRERFWKKHPWEWFKTQALFTGQSLGLFYRLMTMVPEAYLRKEYRKRLYTLLKTRRDPGIVIFYLIHMAQHYHAHTMAKQMASGRTPVYNSF, from the coding sequence ATGGCTGATATCGTCCTGATCAACCCCCGGTTCGAGGTCTCCTACTGGGGGATGGAGCACGCCCTGCCCATGATGGGCAAGCGCGCCAACCTCCCCGTGGCCTGCCTCCCATTGCTGGCCGCACTGACCCCCGAGGGGCACACCGTCACCCTGATCGACGAGAACGTCGAGGCCATCGACTGGGAGCGTTGCGCCAGGGCCGACATCGTCGGTGTCACCGGCATGAGCGTCCAGCGGTTCAGGATGAAGGAAATCCTCGCCGAGCTGAAGCGCCGAGGGGTCTTCTGCATCGTGGGCGGCCCGCTGGTCACCGTCGACGAAGACTATTTCGAAGACGTGCCCGACGTCATCTTCATCGGCGAGGCCGAGGACACCTGGCCCCAGTTCCTCAGGGAATGGTCGCAGGGCCTGCATCAGGTCCGGTACGAGCAGCTTGAAAAGTCCGACATGACCAAGGTGCCGGTCCCCCGGTTCGACCTCCTGAAGATGCGGCACTACGCTTTCGGTAGCCTGCAGTTCTCGCGCGGTTGCCCGTTCCAGTGCGAGTTCTGCGACATCATCGTCACCTTCGGCCGCCGGCCTCGCCTGAAGACAGTCGAGCAGGTGATCGCCGAGATGGACGCGCTGCACGCCCAGAAGATGCGCATCGTCTTCATCGTGGATGACAACCTGATCGGCAACCGCAAGGAGATCAAGAAGGTCCTGCGGGCGATGATCGACTGGCAGATCCAGAACAACTACGCCCTGACCTTCTTCACCGAGGCCTCGATCGACCTGGCCGACGACGCCGAGCTGATGGAGCTGATGGTCGAGGCCAACATCATCAGCGTCTTCATCGGCATCGAGAGCCCCAACGAAGACAGCCTGCGCGAGACCAAGAAGTTCCAGAATGTGCGCAGCGGCGGCACGATGATGGAGAAGGTGCACCGGATCCAGGACGCCGGCATCGAGGTCTGGTGCGGCATGATCATCGGCTTCGACAACGACGACCGGTCGATCTTCGATGCCCAGCACCAGTTCATCCAGGAGGCAAACATCGCCTTCAGCATGACGGGCATGCTCTACGCCATCCCCAAGACCCCGCTGCACGCGCGGCTCGCCGCCGAAGGCCGCCTCGACCCGTCCGACCAGCCCGAGTTCGGCACCAACATCATCCCGGTCAACTTCAGCCGCGAGGAGCTGCGCGAGGGCTACGTCCGGGTGATGAATCAGCTCTATGACTGCGACCAGTACTTCGAGCGCCTGGAAGCCCTGTACATCAAGCGCAAGCTCGTGGTGGGAATGGGCCGAGAACGGTTCTGGAAGAAGCACCCCTGGGAGTGGTTCAAGACCCAGGCCCTGTTCACGGGCCAATCTCTGGGCCTCTTCTACCGCCTGATGACCATGGTGCCCGAGGCCTATCTGCGCAAGGAATACCGCAAGCGTCTCTACACCTTGCTGAAGACCCGTCGCGACCCCGGCATCGTCATCTTCTACCTCATCCACATGGCCCAGCACTACCACGCCCACACCATGGCCAAGCAGATGGCCAGCGGCAGGACGCCGGTTTATAACTCGTTCTGA